From Peromyscus maniculatus bairdii isolate BWxNUB_F1_BW_parent chromosome 19, HU_Pman_BW_mat_3.1, whole genome shotgun sequence, the proteins below share one genomic window:
- the LOC121824000 gene encoding interferon-inducible GTPase 1-like encodes MAQFSWEPSFPEYLMTCKAENTIIPQETIHSIEQQLTNGNIQWEKSVLRDTVKNIDDIPINIAVMGKSGAGKSSFINALREAGPEEEGAAEVGIGESTMERIPYKYLQIETLYLWKLPGIETMDFQRKYYLEKAKFQEYDFFIIIFDTCFTKLELDLARKIKLMNKNFYFVRTKVDIDFHEKKEVKLDTFDREKSLQQMRSDYMNTLCQNDMDAPLVFLISNHHSYDYDFSFLRQMLKKEAPVQKRYSTMLFLHDITGAAIERNRDSIKETIWKEASMRTIWKILPLVGTFLDSDVKKQKEILNQYRVHFGVDNKSLEFIAKDTQVPVERLKKKLTSPGLSETEKEETFTEMLLKFGKNIGSTLFMSSAIPHYYRKFYNLQLQCLNIVTEDAKVLLKETYLRN; translated from the coding sequence ATGGCTCAGTTCTCTTGGGAACCCAGCTTCCCTGAATATTTAATGACGTGTAAAGCAGAAAACACAATCATTCCTCAGGAAACCATCCATTCAATTGAGCAACAACTGACAAATGGAAACATTCAGTGGGAAAAATCTGTACTAAGGGATACAGTAAAAAATATTGATGACATCCCAATCAACATTGCTGTGATGGGAAAGTCTGGAGCAGGGAAGTCCAGCTTCATCAATGCCCTGAGGGAGGCTGGTCCTGAAGAGGAAGGTGCAGCTGAAGTTGGGATAGGAGAGTCAACTATGGAGAGAATTCCATACAAATACCTCCAAATTGAAACTTTGTATTTATGGAAGCTGCCTGGCATTGAAACTATGGACTTTCAGCGAAAATATTATCTGGAGAAAGCGAAATTCCAAGAGTATGacttcttcattattatttttgacaCGTGTTTTACAAAACTTGAACTAGACCTtgccagaaaaataaaacttatgaATAAGAATTTCTACTTTGTGAGAACCAAGGTGGACATTGATTTCCATGAGAAAAAGGAAGTCAAACTGGACACCTTTGACAGAGAAAAGagcctgcagcagatgagaagcGACTATATGAATACCCTTTGTCAGAATGACATGGATGCACCGCTGGTTTTCTTGATCTCTAATCACCATTCATATGACTACGATTTTTCATTCCTGAGGCAGATGCTGAAAAAGGAGGCACCGGTTCAAAAACGCTACAGTACTATGCTTTTTTTGCATGATATTACAGGGGCAGCCATTGAAAGAAACCGTGACTCTATTAAGGAGACTATCTGGAAAGAAGCCAGCATGCGTACCATTTGGAAGATCCTTCCTCTAGTGGGCACCTTCCTGGACAGTGATgtgaagaagcagaaagagatttTAAACCAATATCGTGTCCACTTTGGAGTGGATAATAAATCACTGGAATTCATAGCTAAAGATACCCAAGTGCCTGTTGAaaggttgaaaaaaaaacttacatctCCTGGATTGTCagaaactgagaaagaagaaacatttaCAGAAATGCTTCTCAAATTTGGGAAGAATATAGGCTCAACCCTTTTCATGTCCTCTGCTATACCTCATTACTATCGTAAATTCTATAACTTACAACTTCAGTGCCTTAACATAGTGACTGAAGATGCCAAAGTTCTCCTTAAAGAGACATATTTAAGAAACTAG